A stretch of the Bdellovibrio sp. 22V genome encodes the following:
- the ccsA gene encoding cytochrome c biogenesis protein CcsA: MRILFVILSLLTGLAASAKPGDALKYLPVQDGGRIKPYDSFSREVLEIVYGKTKYEGRAATEIIMTWMLSPQAWTDKKIFEVRNHQVLESLNLPKDQRYFSGEELFAGERFNLLRQELQGKRETKEKLNPYFQALQRLENQFFVFQEVAAGRMLKVVPPKEGDNWIAVADLEGETQAKFMDLTKAFVTYIGAMAEGKPTTDVGAELDKAVASFEQSAGANNPALYEATKKVGAEVHYNSFHPFRWAYVFYFLAFLSLLLVWTLNKESIMKVAWVFLAIGFALNTYGFALRMYIMERAPVSNMYETVVWVAWGTVLFAAILEIIYKFRLILVAGTLVGAFGLVIADFAPAVLDPTLQPLEPVLRSNYWLTIHVMTITISYAAFFLAFGLGDIGLIYYLRGEEKHQDKIKAIVTGIYRAMQIGVAFLAPGIILGGIWADYSWGRFWGWDPKETWALIALLGYLAVLHARYAGMIKHFGMVVTAVVTFSLVIMAWYGVNFVLGAGLHSYGFGAGGVEYVSAFVAAHILFIIYVGIVRQGKAKKQAKT; the protein is encoded by the coding sequence ATGAGAATATTATTTGTTATTTTATCGCTGCTAACAGGTTTGGCGGCATCTGCAAAACCTGGAGACGCTCTTAAATATCTTCCCGTTCAAGATGGCGGACGTATTAAACCTTACGACAGCTTTTCACGCGAAGTGCTGGAAATCGTCTATGGTAAAACAAAATACGAGGGCCGTGCTGCGACAGAAATTATCATGACGTGGATGTTGTCTCCACAAGCATGGACCGACAAAAAAATCTTTGAAGTGCGCAACCATCAAGTTTTGGAATCACTCAATCTGCCGAAAGACCAACGCTATTTTTCCGGCGAAGAACTTTTTGCGGGCGAACGTTTCAATCTTTTGCGCCAAGAGCTACAGGGGAAAAGAGAAACAAAAGAAAAACTCAATCCCTACTTCCAAGCGTTGCAGCGTCTTGAAAATCAGTTTTTCGTTTTCCAAGAAGTCGCTGCAGGCCGCATGCTGAAAGTGGTTCCGCCGAAAGAAGGCGACAACTGGATCGCCGTGGCGGATCTTGAGGGTGAAACGCAAGCGAAGTTCATGGACCTGACGAAAGCTTTCGTTACATACATTGGTGCGATGGCTGAGGGTAAGCCGACGACGGACGTCGGTGCCGAGTTGGATAAAGCTGTGGCTTCTTTTGAACAAAGCGCAGGGGCGAACAATCCGGCTCTCTATGAAGCCACGAAAAAAGTGGGCGCAGAGGTTCACTATAACAGCTTCCATCCCTTCCGTTGGGCGTATGTTTTTTATTTCCTCGCATTCCTTTCTCTTTTGCTCGTGTGGACGTTGAATAAAGAATCCATCATGAAAGTCGCGTGGGTTTTCTTGGCGATTGGTTTTGCCTTGAACACTTACGGCTTTGCTCTGCGTATGTATATTATGGAGCGTGCTCCGGTTTCGAATATGTACGAGACCGTGGTATGGGTTGCGTGGGGAACAGTGTTGTTTGCGGCGATATTGGAAATCATTTACAAGTTCCGTCTGATTTTGGTGGCGGGAACTTTGGTCGGTGCTTTCGGTCTTGTGATTGCCGACTTTGCTCCAGCAGTTCTTGATCCGACTCTGCAACCTTTAGAGCCGGTTCTGCGCAGCAACTACTGGCTGACGATTCACGTTATGACAATCACTATCAGTTACGCCGCCTTTTTCTTGGCGTTTGGTTTGGGTGATATCGGTTTGATTTATTATTTGCGCGGCGAAGAAAAACATCAGGACAAAATCAAAGCGATCGTCACAGGAATTTACCGTGCAATGCAAATCGGTGTCGCGTTCTTAGCTCCGGGAATTATTCTTGGCGGAATCTGGGCGGACTACTCTTGGGGCCGCTTCTGGGGCTGGGATCCAAAAGAGACGTGGGCTTTGATCGCGCTCCTTGGATATTTAGCGGTGTTGCATGCTCGCTACGCGGGCATGATCAAGCACTTTGGTATGGTGGTCACAGCCGTGGTCACATTCTCTTTGGTTATCATGGCTTGGTATGGTGTGAACTTCGTCCTTGGCGCGGGGCTTCATTCGTACGGCTTTGGAGCTGGTGGAGTTGAGTACGTGTCGGCTTTCGTAGCTGCGCACATTCTCTTCATCATCTACGTTGGTATTGTTAGACAAGGGAAAGCAAAGAAACAGGCGAAGACTTAG
- the nrfD gene encoding NrfD/PsrC family molybdoenzyme membrane anchor subunit — MMKRSPLVLGNKTLKDVTDDICAPVERFPSKGWVGLFLGAKTLLLFYIVILASVVGIGIGLLGVNAPVFWGTMIVTFVFWIGIGHAGTLISAVLFLFRQKWRTSVARTAEAMTVFAVMTAGLFPLLHTGRPWLDYWLFPYPNQRGPLWVNFRSPLLWDVFAVSTYATVSMVFWYIGLVPDFATIKDRAKNKLRRTVYGALSLGWRGTAKNWSHYEMVYLILAGLSTPLVLSVHTIVSFDFAVSNLPGWHTTIFPPYFVAGAIFSGFAMVVTLMTLVRIGFPEFKNYVTLDHMEVMNKIIMTTGMLVGYAYASEFFIAWYSGNQYERFVFVNRAFGPYGWSYWAMVTCNVIIPQLFWFKKMRRSIPVMFVVSIFVNIGMWFERFVITVTSLHRDFLPSSWGMYAWSWFDTGVLVGSFGMFLTLFLLYLRLFPAVSIAEVKPVLHVGYDDKGGHH, encoded by the coding sequence ATGATGAAGCGTAGCCCATTAGTCCTTGGTAATAAGACATTAAAAGATGTGACTGATGACATCTGTGCACCGGTGGAAAGATTCCCATCTAAAGGTTGGGTGGGATTGTTCCTTGGCGCGAAAACGTTGTTGTTGTTCTACATCGTAATCCTTGCCAGCGTCGTAGGTATCGGTATCGGTCTCCTCGGAGTGAATGCTCCGGTGTTCTGGGGTACGATGATCGTTACTTTCGTATTCTGGATCGGTATCGGTCACGCCGGTACATTGATCTCTGCGGTTCTATTTCTGTTCCGTCAGAAGTGGAGAACCTCGGTCGCACGTACTGCCGAAGCGATGACGGTCTTCGCCGTTATGACAGCCGGTTTGTTCCCGTTGCTCCACACAGGTCGTCCTTGGTTGGATTACTGGTTGTTCCCGTATCCGAATCAACGTGGACCATTGTGGGTGAACTTCCGTTCGCCTCTTCTTTGGGACGTTTTCGCCGTATCAACATACGCGACGGTTTCCATGGTGTTCTGGTACATCGGTTTGGTTCCTGACTTTGCAACTATCAAAGACCGTGCGAAGAACAAACTTCGTCGTACAGTTTACGGTGCATTGTCTTTGGGCTGGCGCGGGACTGCGAAGAACTGGTCACACTACGAAATGGTGTACTTGATCCTTGCGGGTCTTTCGACTCCACTCGTTCTTTCAGTACATACGATCGTATCGTTCGACTTCGCGGTTTCTAACTTGCCAGGTTGGCATACAACGATCTTCCCTCCATACTTCGTTGCCGGTGCGATCTTCTCCGGTTTCGCGATGGTTGTGACGCTGATGACTTTGGTGCGTATCGGTTTCCCTGAGTTCAAAAACTACGTCACTCTCGATCATATGGAAGTGATGAATAAAATCATCATGACAACAGGTATGCTCGTTGGTTACGCGTACGCTTCTGAGTTCTTCATTGCTTGGTACTCTGGCAACCAATACGAGCGTTTCGTATTCGTAAACCGTGCTTTCGGTCCTTACGGCTGGTCTTACTGGGCGATGGTAACATGTAACGTCATCATTCCGCAGTTGTTCTGGTTCAAGAAAATGCGTCGTTCGATCCCAGTGATGTTTGTTGTTTCTATTTTCGTAAACATCGGTATGTGGTTCGAGCGTTTCGTGATCACTGTGACTTCATTGCACAGAGATTTCTTGCCTTCAAGCTGGGGCATGTACGCTTGGTCATGGTTCGATACAGGGGTTCTTGTTGGATCCTTCGGTATGTTCCTGACATTGTTCTTGTTGTATCTACGTTTGTTCCCTGCGGTTTCGATCGCGGAAGTGAAGCCTGTACTCCATGTTGGCTACGATGATAAAGGAGGGCACCACTAA
- a CDS encoding cytochrome c, with protein sequence MRSVINLSVGIAAAGLAVLALSSCGPRGNKPNVEIIQDMMESPAIKAQEYDETSPHHSGMRVPPEGTAPVGFEPYRYPTDIEGASKNLKNPLSGKMDQETLLVGQKYYETNCAVCHGFKGEGGVEGKSTVAEKMALKPPAVVSDKVKGWPDGHLYHVITMGQGVMGPYASHIPQQYRWQVVNYIRFLEKQAK encoded by the coding sequence ATGAGAAGCGTCATTAATTTATCCGTAGGTATTGCGGCAGCGGGTTTGGCAGTCCTTGCATTGTCAAGCTGTGGCCCTCGCGGCAACAAACCGAATGTTGAAATCATCCAAGATATGATGGAGTCTCCGGCGATTAAAGCTCAGGAGTACGACGAGACGTCTCCTCACCACAGCGGTATGCGCGTTCCACCGGAAGGCACAGCCCCTGTAGGTTTTGAGCCGTACAGATATCCCACGGACATCGAGGGAGCTTCTAAGAATTTGAAGAACCCTTTGTCTGGTAAAATGGATCAAGAGACTTTGCTCGTGGGTCAAAAATACTACGAAACAAACTGCGCTGTTTGCCACGGTTTTAAAGGTGAAGGCGGCGTTGAAGGCAAGTCCACAGTTGCAGAAAAGATGGCTTTAAAGCCACCTGCAGTTGTGAGTGACAAAGTTAAAGGTTGGCCAGATGGACACCTTTACCATGTCATCACGATGGGACAAGGTGTGATGGGTCCTTACGCTTCTCACATCCCACAACAATATCGTTGGCAAGTTGTTAACTACATTCGCTTCCTCGAGAAGCAAGCTAAGTAG
- a CDS encoding DUF3341 domain-containing protein produces the protein MAKYTKGIAGIWEEEHLILKAARKTREAGFTKFEAISAYPIHGMEEACGIKRSWIPYVTFVAGVVGLAAGLLLTWWTSAVNWAVNVGGKPFFSLPAFIPIMFELTILLAALSSVGALFYACGIPRIDPPSIDPDLSSHKFAIFIPHNDNGYDESRIEKMFKDMGATEVKKTEY, from the coding sequence ATGGCTAAATATACAAAAGGTATCGCTGGTATCTGGGAAGAAGAACATTTGATCTTGAAAGCCGCTCGCAAAACTCGCGAAGCCGGCTTTACAAAGTTCGAAGCCATCTCTGCTTATCCTATCCATGGTATGGAAGAAGCTTGTGGTATTAAGAGATCTTGGATCCCTTACGTGACATTCGTTGCGGGGGTTGTTGGTTTGGCTGCCGGTCTTCTTTTGACTTGGTGGACTTCAGCAGTGAACTGGGCCGTGAACGTGGGTGGTAAGCCTTTCTTCTCTTTGCCTGCATTCATTCCAATCATGTTCGAATTGACGATCTTGTTGGCGGCTCTTTCTTCCGTAGGAGCTTTGTTCTATGCATGCGGTATTCCGCGCATTGACCCTCCAAGCATTGATCCTGATTTGAGCTCGCATAAATTTGCGATCTTCATCCCTCATAACGACAACGGTTATGATGAGTCTCGCATCGAAAAGATGTTTAAAGACATGGGCGCAACTGAAGTTAAGAAGACGGAGTACTAG
- a CDS encoding cytochrome c3 family protein: MHRVFKRTAASALAFMGALMVSTLLTGCKFQPGFGYNKGYAPEQPIPFDHSLHVGTHKIQCQYCHNQVERTKHSNIPALSTCMNCHLQVATDKPSIQKLREAYDAGGSIEWVRVHMLPDFVHFNHSAHIAKGVNCQTCHGQVETMKKVEQFSDLSMGWCVNCHRQPENKAPLNCSTCHY; this comes from the coding sequence ATGCATCGGGTATTCAAAAGAACAGCGGCGAGCGCATTGGCGTTTATGGGCGCGCTCATGGTTTCAACACTTCTCACGGGTTGTAAATTTCAACCTGGGTTTGGATATAATAAAGGATATGCTCCAGAGCAGCCAATTCCTTTTGACCACTCCCTGCACGTGGGAACTCACAAAATTCAGTGTCAGTACTGCCACAATCAAGTGGAAAGAACGAAACACTCGAATATTCCTGCACTTTCAACGTGCATGAACTGCCATCTTCAAGTGGCAACGGATAAGCCTTCTATTCAAAAATTGCGTGAAGCGTATGACGCCGGTGGATCTATTGAGTGGGTTCGCGTGCACATGCTTCCTGACTTTGTTCACTTCAATCACAGTGCCCACATCGCGAAAGGCGTGAACTGCCAAACTTGTCATGGTCAGGTTGAGACTATGAAAAAGGTTGAGCAATTCTCTGACTTGTCGATGGGTTGGTGTGTGAACTGTCACCGTCAGCCAGAAAACAAGGCTCCACTCAACTGTTCAACGTGTCACTACTAA
- a CDS encoding cytochrome c biogenesis protein ResB — MIALNIYFLAINQGFRSLDKPGAPKKSLFRRLNKPLASVKLAVFIIVAMAVITAVGTFVEAQYDAYAARKLVYDTWYMYIIMGLLVINLVAVMLDRWPWKKRHVAFVSAHIGIIVLLLGAYITMKHGLDGSMRVGIGESNNFVQTAETDLVVYTSFDGDRYSKTFEQEVDFFKKPPTAEKPYTIPAYDGEIKIVEYKKYVTPSKKVIAGEEGKAGAGLRFQLQNPNVNVIEWLVQRKPNTTATHNFGPAQIHLGAAPEKSRGQNEIFLTPEKGFLRYVVFQKDQEKPLKKGVVKEGDVFDPGFKMALQFRVLRYLPAAVEDWDLQDAERPTPLTTSAVKIIFDGKENWVLLNDMVKLFTNNSVYLLTYGNRRIDIGFPLKLKNFQVSRYQGTMRAMAYESLVEVPDLGEHLISMNEPLKYKGLTIYQASFQEENGQPVASIFSVNHDPGRFLKYLGSLIISLGIILLMWFKHLDFKLARRSEKGNGE; from the coding sequence TTGATAGCTTTGAATATTTACTTTTTAGCTATCAACCAAGGATTTCGCTCATTGGATAAGCCAGGCGCGCCTAAAAAATCATTGTTCAGAAGACTTAATAAGCCGTTGGCTTCGGTAAAACTGGCGGTGTTCATTATCGTGGCGATGGCTGTGATTACAGCCGTTGGGACTTTTGTGGAAGCCCAATACGACGCCTATGCCGCACGCAAACTGGTTTACGATACGTGGTACATGTACATCATCATGGGGCTTCTTGTGATCAATCTGGTAGCCGTGATGCTCGATCGATGGCCTTGGAAAAAGCGCCACGTCGCTTTTGTGTCCGCTCATATCGGAATCATCGTTCTGCTGCTGGGCGCTTACATCACGATGAAACACGGTTTGGACGGCTCAATGCGCGTTGGAATCGGCGAGAGCAATAATTTCGTCCAAACTGCCGAGACAGATCTTGTCGTGTATACGTCTTTTGACGGAGACCGCTATTCAAAAACTTTCGAGCAAGAAGTGGATTTCTTTAAGAAGCCACCAACGGCGGAAAAACCTTACACAATTCCCGCTTATGACGGCGAGATTAAAATCGTCGAATACAAAAAGTACGTGACCCCTTCGAAAAAAGTGATTGCCGGTGAAGAGGGGAAAGCGGGCGCGGGTTTGCGTTTTCAATTGCAAAATCCGAACGTCAACGTGATTGAATGGCTCGTGCAAAGAAAGCCGAACACGACAGCTACGCATAATTTTGGTCCGGCGCAAATTCACTTGGGTGCCGCTCCGGAAAAGAGCCGTGGGCAGAATGAAATTTTCTTAACGCCAGAAAAAGGTTTTTTGCGCTACGTGGTTTTCCAAAAGGATCAGGAAAAGCCGTTGAAAAAAGGTGTCGTCAAAGAAGGCGATGTCTTTGATCCGGGCTTTAAAATGGCATTGCAGTTCCGCGTGCTTCGTTATCTTCCGGCAGCTGTGGAAGACTGGGATTTGCAAGATGCGGAACGTCCAACCCCTCTGACGACTTCAGCGGTTAAGATTATTTTTGATGGTAAAGAGAACTGGGTTTTGCTGAATGACATGGTCAAACTCTTTACTAATAATTCCGTTTATCTTTTGACCTACGGCAATCGTCGCATTGATATCGGCTTTCCTCTGAAGTTAAAAAATTTCCAAGTGAGCCGTTATCAAGGCACGATGCGCGCCATGGCGTACGAGAGTTTGGTCGAAGTGCCCGATCTAGGGGAACATTTGATTTCCATGAACGAGCCTTTGAAGTACAAAGGCCTGACAATTTATCAAGCGAGCTTCCAGGAAGAAAACGGGCAGCCGGTGGCGTCCATCTTCTCGGTCAATCATGATCCCGGTCGTTTTTTAAAATATTTGGGATCTTTGATCATCTCTTTGGGGATTATTTTGTTGATGTGGTTTAAGCACCTGGATTTCAAACTCGCGCGCCGCTCTGAAAAAGGAAACGGGGAGTAG
- a CDS encoding TAT-variant-translocated molybdopterin oxidoreductase, translating to MSEMHHDNELEMKKALRPQIERDNKYWKSLEQWSNDPEFAKMAETEFQSSPLREGDDEGGWARREFLKLMGASLAMATAGCIRRPVQKIVPYNKQPEEVTLGMANYYSSAYFDGADGIGVLIKTREGRPVKIEANPGHPFSISGLSIRSQASLLNMYDPERIQGPKRNLFNEKKSNSQVIDVKWEDLDKKVVEQLKGGNVVVLTGALASPATRAVVSDFAQAFKAKHVVWEALANDDVREGQKASYGDDVVPAYRFDKAKMIVSVDADFLGTWISPTAFTNQFVNGRKDIKNMNRMVSFDSTYSLTGANADIRFKIKPSQQLDVVMGLLHEIIVKKGASSYAGNASVKAALAPFADTAKKLGFDADLFAKVAADLLANKGESLVVAGGIQTQTEKSKELQVAVNFLNSVLENDGKTIDSKGGNAALKGSYADMAALIKDMKDGKVQTLIVHRVNPAFVLPAEMGFAEAAKNVKMMIYTGDRIDETGVFADYITPDNHALESWNDAELANGVYSICQPAIRPMYDTRSFQLSLMTWAYLANQGPARLRDYETFYDYLRVFWKSDIYPKVGKGKDFEDFWQETLQKGFAGSLNTGSSARGFKVDAFTSIKPAAAATGMELVLYPTSQMGDGSLANVAWLHELPDPVTKIVWDNYVSVSLATAEKHNLKEASVVEITVGDKKIELPVHIQPGLHDEVMTVAVGYGRTRAGKVGNGIGKNAFALAAMKNGGMVFSGQKVEFKKLAKKYQLACTQGHHSMEGRNIVAEATLKDYNKKKDAGIHRHHTWSIWSGHEYSGHKWGMAVDLHTCTGCSSCVVACQSENNIPVVGKQYVIEGREMHWLRIDRYYTGNPADAEAVFQPVMCQHCDNAPCETVCPVLATVHSDEGLNDMVYNRCVGTRYCANNCPYKVRRFNWFNYAKLIEKPLHMALNPSVGVRTRGVMEKCTFCVQRIQDAKTVARNEKRQLKDGDVKTACQTACPAGGIVFGDLNDPNSEVAKIFKTEERSYALLEEWHAKPSVRYLSKIRNNDKESTGDHKGHGTAKQGEHS from the coding sequence ATGTCTGAAATGCATCATGATAATGAATTAGAAATGAAAAAAGCGCTTCGCCCTCAAATCGAGCGCGACAATAAATACTGGAAAAGCCTTGAGCAATGGAGCAATGATCCTGAGTTCGCAAAAATGGCTGAAACAGAATTCCAATCTTCTCCACTTCGCGAAGGCGACGATGAAGGCGGTTGGGCTCGTCGTGAATTCTTGAAATTGATGGGTGCTTCTTTGGCGATGGCGACTGCGGGTTGTATCCGCCGTCCTGTGCAAAAGATTGTTCCTTACAACAAGCAACCTGAAGAAGTGACTTTGGGTATGGCGAACTACTATTCCTCTGCGTACTTTGACGGTGCGGATGGAATCGGCGTTCTTATTAAAACTCGCGAGGGTCGTCCGGTAAAAATCGAAGCGAACCCTGGTCATCCATTCAGCATCAGCGGTTTGAGCATTCGTTCTCAAGCTTCTTTGTTGAACATGTATGATCCTGAAAGAATTCAAGGTCCTAAACGCAACCTTTTCAACGAGAAGAAATCCAACAGTCAGGTGATTGACGTTAAGTGGGAAGATCTCGATAAAAAAGTTGTCGAGCAATTGAAAGGCGGCAACGTTGTCGTTTTGACGGGTGCTTTGGCATCTCCGGCAACTCGCGCTGTTGTTTCTGATTTCGCGCAAGCTTTCAAAGCAAAACACGTCGTGTGGGAAGCTCTTGCGAACGACGACGTTCGTGAAGGTCAAAAAGCTTCTTACGGTGATGACGTCGTTCCTGCTTATCGTTTCGATAAAGCAAAAATGATCGTGTCTGTGGACGCGGACTTCTTGGGAACTTGGATCTCGCCAACGGCATTCACGAACCAATTCGTGAACGGCCGTAAAGATATCAAAAATATGAACCGCATGGTGTCTTTCGACTCCACGTACTCTTTGACGGGTGCGAATGCGGATATCCGTTTCAAAATCAAACCGTCTCAGCAATTGGATGTTGTGATGGGTCTTCTTCACGAAATCATCGTGAAAAAAGGCGCGTCTTCTTACGCCGGCAATGCTTCTGTGAAGGCGGCATTGGCGCCATTTGCAGACACAGCGAAAAAGTTGGGCTTCGATGCAGACTTGTTTGCGAAAGTCGCTGCGGATCTTTTGGCTAACAAAGGTGAATCCCTTGTTGTAGCTGGTGGTATCCAAACTCAAACTGAGAAATCAAAAGAGCTTCAAGTTGCAGTGAACTTCTTGAACTCTGTTCTAGAGAACGATGGCAAAACGATCGACTCTAAAGGCGGCAATGCAGCGTTGAAAGGCTCTTACGCTGACATGGCAGCTCTTATTAAAGACATGAAAGACGGCAAAGTTCAGACTTTGATCGTTCACCGTGTAAATCCGGCGTTTGTATTGCCTGCTGAAATGGGCTTTGCAGAGGCAGCGAAAAACGTGAAGATGATGATCTACACGGGCGACCGTATCGATGAGACGGGCGTCTTCGCGGATTACATCACTCCAGACAACCACGCGTTGGAATCTTGGAATGATGCTGAGTTGGCTAACGGCGTTTACAGCATCTGCCAGCCGGCGATCCGTCCTATGTATGACACACGTTCTTTCCAACTTTCTTTGATGACATGGGCTTACTTGGCTAACCAAGGACCTGCACGTCTTAGAGATTACGAAACATTCTATGACTACTTGAGAGTGTTCTGGAAATCAGACATTTATCCAAAAGTAGGTAAGGGCAAAGACTTCGAAGATTTCTGGCAGGAAACTTTGCAAAAAGGTTTTGCTGGCTCTTTGAATACAGGCTCTTCAGCGCGTGGCTTTAAAGTCGATGCTTTCACATCTATCAAGCCAGCGGCGGCAGCTACAGGTATGGAACTTGTTCTTTACCCAACGTCACAAATGGGCGATGGCTCGTTGGCGAACGTAGCTTGGTTGCATGAGCTTCCAGATCCTGTAACAAAAATCGTTTGGGATAACTACGTCAGTGTTTCTTTGGCGACAGCTGAAAAGCACAACCTGAAAGAAGCGTCTGTGGTTGAAATCACAGTCGGCGACAAGAAAATCGAATTGCCAGTTCATATCCAACCAGGTCTTCACGATGAAGTGATGACGGTGGCTGTAGGTTACGGACGTACTCGTGCGGGTAAAGTCGGTAACGGCATCGGTAAAAATGCGTTTGCATTGGCTGCGATGAAAAACGGCGGCATGGTTTTCTCTGGCCAAAAAGTAGAATTCAAAAAATTAGCTAAGAAGTATCAACTTGCTTGTACTCAAGGTCACCACTCTATGGAAGGCCGTAACATCGTTGCGGAAGCGACTTTGAAAGACTACAACAAGAAAAAAGATGCGGGCATCCACAGACATCATACTTGGAGCATTTGGTCTGGCCACGAATACAGCGGTCACAAATGGGGTATGGCTGTTGACCTTCACACTTGTACAGGCTGTTCTTCTTGCGTGGTTGCATGTCAATCCGAGAACAACATTCCTGTCGTTGGTAAACAGTACGTGATCGAAGGCCGTGAAATGCACTGGCTTCGTATCGATCGTTACTACACAGGCAATCCTGCAGACGCAGAAGCGGTTTTCCAACCGGTTATGTGTCAACACTGTGACAACGCTCCTTGTGAAACGGTTTGTCCGGTTCTTGCGACTGTTCACTCTGATGAAGGTCTCAATGACATGGTTTACAACCGTTGTGTGGGAACTCGTTACTGCGCGAATAACTGTCCGTACAAAGTACGTCGTTTCAACTGGTTCAATTACGCAAAACTTATCGAGAAACCATTGCACATGGCTCTCAACCCATCTGTGGGCGTTCGCACACGCGGGGTGATGGAGAAATGTACATTCTGCGTGCAAAGAATCCAGGATGCAAAAACAGTGGCTCGCAATGAAAAGCGCCAGTTGAAAGACGGAGACGTGAAGACAGCCTGCCAAACTGCATGTCCTGCAGGTGGTATCGTGTTCGGTGACTTGAATGATCCGAATTCAGAAGTGGCGAAGATCTTCAAGACAGAAGAACGTTCTTACGCTCTTCTAGAAGAATGGCATGCGAAACCTTCCGTTCGCTACCTTTCTAAGATCCGTAACAATGATAAAGAATCAACAGGTGATCACAAAGGTCACGGTACTGCAAAACAAGGTGAGCACTCATGA
- a CDS encoding molybdopterin oxidoreductase → MGEHNHVNLHVSKFEAPAKLKTLSFALIAIGLLTFVVGLMKNQERLWTSYLVAFFFFAAMAVSGLFWIAINNVAKAGWSVTIRRYAEATTSFIPAILVGGLLLLVGFKYLYPWANPEVVANNPVIAAKTAYLNSGFFVVRLFVFAVGCMIFRWVMVGNSLKQDQTGDANLTNKNVSPAVGFIVFFALAFSFFSVDLLMSLLPTWYSTIFGVYTFSGMFQAGMAFLAIVIVLMRRGGFVKGYVTEEHQHDVVKYLKGFSIFWAYIAFSQFMLIWYANLPEETEYYIMRSQGGWMGISMALLIFRFVVPFLALLPRGAKRNDNHVLLVSALVLVMQYVDIYWMVYPNFFDGHVTFGFWEIGIFAGFAGIFLLTVMNFWSKYSLVPLKDPRIHEAINHHVAY, encoded by the coding sequence ATGGGCGAACATAATCACGTAAATCTACATGTTTCTAAATTTGAAGCCCCTGCAAAGCTAAAGACATTGAGCTTTGCTTTGATCGCGATCGGTCTTTTGACTTTCGTTGTGGGTTTGATGAAAAACCAAGAAAGACTTTGGACTTCGTACCTTGTGGCTTTCTTCTTTTTTGCAGCGATGGCGGTCAGCGGTCTTTTCTGGATCGCTATCAATAACGTGGCAAAAGCAGGTTGGTCTGTGACGATCCGTCGTTATGCTGAAGCGACAACATCTTTCATTCCAGCGATTTTGGTGGGTGGTTTGTTGTTGTTGGTTGGCTTCAAGTATCTCTACCCGTGGGCGAACCCTGAAGTTGTCGCAAACAACCCGGTGATCGCAGCGAAAACAGCTTATTTGAACTCCGGCTTCTTCGTCGTACGTCTTTTCGTATTCGCAGTGGGCTGCATGATCTTCAGATGGGTGATGGTTGGAAACTCGTTGAAACAAGATCAAACGGGTGACGCAAACTTGACGAACAAGAACGTGTCTCCGGCAGTCGGCTTTATCGTCTTCTTCGCGTTGGCGTTCTCGTTCTTCAGCGTGGACTTGTTGATGTCTTTGTTGCCAACTTGGTACTCAACAATCTTCGGTGTTTATACATTCTCTGGTATGTTCCAAGCGGGCATGGCTTTCTTGGCGATCGTGATCGTGTTGATGAGACGCGGTGGCTTTGTAAAAGGCTACGTGACTGAAGAGCACCAACATGACGTTGTGAAATACCTTAAAGGTTTCTCTATTTTCTGGGCTTACATTGCGTTCTCTCAATTCATGTTGATCTGGTACGCTAACTTACCGGAAGAAACAGAGTACTACATCATGAGATCTCAAGGCGGATGGATGGGCATCTCTATGGCTCTTCTTATCTTCCGCTTCGTGGTTCCTTTCTTGGCACTTCTTCCACGTGGTGCGAAGAGAAACGACAACCACGTTCTTTTGGTGTCAGCATTAGTTTTGGTTATGCAGTATGTGGATATTTACTGGATGGTTTATCCAAACTTCTTTGACGGCCACGTTACATTCGGCTTCTGGGAGATCGGTATCTTTGCTGGTTTCGCTGGAATCTTCTTGCTTACAGTTATGAACTTCTGGAGCAAGTACAGCTTGGTGCCTTTGAAAGACCCTCGTATTCACGAGGCTATCAATCACCACGTTGCTTACTAA